The following coding sequences lie in one Sorghum bicolor cultivar BTx623 chromosome 6, Sorghum_bicolor_NCBIv3, whole genome shotgun sequence genomic window:
- the LOC8067729 gene encoding probable flavin-containing monooxygenase 1, giving the protein METNSKRVAIVGAGVSGLAACKHLLERGFNSPVPVVFESGAVVGGVWARVPDSTALQTPRPMYQYSDFPWPDTVTDVFPGHRQVMAYLDAYARRFGVMDCVRFRRRVLGMEYHGVDEDDVAKWEEWSGNGEAFGSGAGEWHLKVADAEGRVETHKADFVILCIGRFSGVPNTPTFPPGKGPEAFDGQVIHSMDYAKMGTKKTKEMIKGKRVTVVGYLKSAIDIAAECAEVNGTDHPCTMVVRTKHWIIQDYFAWGVHISLLYLNRFAELLIHKPGEGFLLWLLATLLAPLRWLFSKFAESYYSIPMKKYDMVPDHSLFQALATCLVAIEPKGFYKRLEEGSIVLKKSKTFTFCKDGVVVEGEELSPIKSDIVIYGTGFRGDLKIKDMFTSEYFRSIAVGSTCTTVPLYRECIHPKIPQLAVLGYSESIANLYTSELRAKWLAHFMDGGFRLPNVTAMQKDILEWEKCMKRYAGRYFRRSCIGLLHIWYNDQLCRDMGCDPRRKKGFLQELFGIYGPGDYADLHPKKD; this is encoded by the exons atggaGACGAATTCGAAGCGGGTGGCCATCGTGGGCGCCGGCGTGAGCGGCCTGGCGGCGTGCAAGCACCTGCTGGAGCGCGGCTTCAACAGCCCGGTGCCGGTCGTCTTCGAGTCCGGCGCCGTCGTGGGCGGCGTGTGGGCGCGCGTGCCGGACAGCACGGCGCTGCAGACGCCGCGGCCGATGTACCAGTACTCCGACTTCCCCTGGCCGGACACCGTCACCGACGTGTTCCCCGGCCACCGCCAGGTCATGGCCTACCTGGACGCCTACGCGCGCCGCTTCGGCGTCATGGACTGCGTCCGCTTCCGCCGCCGCGTGCTCGGGATGGAGTACCACGGCGTCGACGAGGACGACGTGGCCAAGTGGGAGGAGTGGAGCGGCAACGGCGAGGCGTTCGGGTCCGGCGCCGGCGAGTGGCACCTCAAGGTGGCCGACGCCGAGGGGCGCGTTGAG ACACACAAGGCAGACTTTGTAATTCTCTGTATTGGGAGGTTCAGTGGTGTACCCAACACACCTACATTCCCTCCAGGCAAAGGTCCAGAAGCATTTGATGGGCAGGTGATTCACTCCATGGACTACGCTAAGATGGGCACCAAGAAAACCAAGGAGATGATCAAAGGCAAGCGTGTGACTGTTGTCGGCTACCTGAAATCAGCAATTGACATTGCTGCTGAATGCGCTGAAGTAAATG GCACTGATCATCCTTGTACAATGGTTGTCCGAACAAAACATTGGATCATACAGGACTACTTTGCTTGGGGAGTCCACATATCGCTGTTATACCTAAATCGCTTTGCAGAACTACTGATTCACAAACCTGGTGAAGGCTTTCTCCTTTGGCTCTTGGCCACCCTGTTGGCTCCATTG AGATGGCTATTTTCGAAGTTTGCTGAGAGCTACTACTCCATCCCAATGAAAAAGTATGACATGGTGCCTGACCACAGCCTGTTTCAAGCACTAGCTACATGTTTGGTTGCTATAGAGCCCAAGGGATTTTATAAGAGGCTGGAAGAAGGCAGCATAGTTCTGAAGAAATCAAAGACGTTTACCTTCTGCAAGGATGGTGTTGTTGTGGAAGGTGAAGAATTATCGCCGATAAAGAGCGATATAGTGATCTACGGAACCGGGTTCAGAGGTGATCTGAAGATCAAGGACATGTTCACCTCAGAATACTTCCGCAGCATTGCAGTTGGATCAACATGCACAACTGTGCCTCTCTACAG GGAGTGCATACACCCAAAGATACCGCAGCTTGCGGTTCTAGGCTATTCAGAGAGCATTGCAAACTTGTACACCTCAGAGCTCAGAGCCAAGTGGCTGGCCCATTTCATGGATGGTGGCTTCAGGTTACCAAATGTTACTGCAATGCAGAAGGATATCCTTGAATGGGAGAAGTGCATGAAAAGATATGCTGGTAGGTACTTTCGCAGGTCCTGTATCGGACTCCTTCACATCTGGTACAATGATCAGCTGTGCCGCGATATGGGATGTGATccaagaaggaagaagggcTTTCTCCAGGAATTATTCGGAATCTATGGCCCTGGTGATTATGCTGATCTTCACCCCAAGAAAGACTAG
- the LOC8067727 gene encoding uncharacterized protein LOC8067727, protein MDMEDGSGSSSSPAILRNKYWILRHGRSVPNERGLIVSSLENGTKPEFGLAPQGVEQARAAGEQFRKELEEIGVPVDSVKIRYSPFTRTTETARVVAGVLGIPFEGPSCEAVLGLRERYFGPSYELLSHDKYADIWSVDEAHPYSAPEGGESVADVASRFSAVLSSMETEFNGSAILIVSHGDPLQIFQAVLSGAKENLSFLDNLTNLKAKDTVVASILSPHRKFALNTGELRQVV, encoded by the exons ATGGACATGGAGGATGGGAGCGGCAGCTCGTCGTCTCCAGCCATCCTACGGAACAAGTACTGGATCCTCCGCCACGGCCGCAGCGTCCCCAACGAGCGCGGCCTCATCGTCTCATCTCTG GAGAACGGCACGAAGCCGGAGTTCGGGTTGGCCCCGCAGGGTGTCGAGCAGGCCCGCGCGGCCGGCGAACAGTTCCGGAAG GAGCTTGAGGAGATTGGTGTGCCGGTGGATTCTGTCAAGATTCGTTACTCACCGTTCACACGGACCACCGAGACGGCTAGAGTGGTCGCCGGTGTGCTTGGCATCCCCTTTGAGGGTCCTAGCTGCGAA GCGGTGCTGGGACTCCGTGAGCGCTACTTTGGGCCATCATATGAGTTACTTTCACATGATAAG TATGCAGACATATGGTCAGTAGATGAAGCGCATCCCTATTCGGCTCCTGAAGGTGGTGAGAGTGTTGCAGATGTTGCTAGTAGATTTTCAGCTGTGTTGTCATCTATGGAGACAGAGTTTAATGG CTCTGCAATTCTTATTGTCAGCCATGGTGATCCACTACAAATCTTTCAAGCTGTCCTCAGTGGAGCCAAGGAGAACTTGTCTTTCCTCGACAATCTGACCAACCTGAAAGCGAAAGACACGGTGGTGGCATCCATTCTGTCACCGCACCGTAAGTTTGCGCTCAACACAGGAGAGCTGCGCCAAGTTGTGTAA
- the LOC8067730 gene encoding probable L-ascorbate peroxidase 3, with translation MSAPMVDADYMAEIERARRDLRALISSKNCAPIILRLAWHDAGTYDAKTNTGGPNGSIRLPQEYSHSSNAGLKIAIDLLEPIKQKHTKITYADLYQLTGVVAVEVTGGPTIDFVPGRKDSSACPEEGRLPDARKGASHLREVFYRMGLSDKDIVALSGGHTLGRAHPERTGFDGPWTKEPLKFDNSYFVELLKGDSEGLLKLPTDKVLVEDPEFRQYVELYAKDEEAFFRDYAESHKKLSELGFTPPRSSFTCKSGNKQKSLLVQAAAGVAVAAAVVALAYLCESNKKFI, from the exons ATGTCTGCACCCATGGTGGACGCCGATTACATGGCCGAGATCGAGAGGGCGCGGCGGGACCTCCGCGCCCTCATCTCCAGCAAGAACTGCGCGCCCATCATACTCCGCCTCGC ATGGCATGACGCCGGCACTTACGACGCCAAGACCAACACCGGAGGCCCCAACGGGTCCATAAGGCTCCCACAGGAGTACAGCCACTCTTCAAATGCAGGGCTCAAGATTGCCATTGACCTGCTAG AGCCAATAAAACAGAAGCACACCAAGATCACATATGCAGACCTGTATCAG CTCACCGGAGTTGTCGCCGTCGAAGTTACTGGTGGACCAACCATTGATTTCGTTCCTGGCAGAAAG GATTCGTCGGCTTGTCCAGAAGAAGGACGCTTGCCAGATGCTAGAAAAG GTGCTTCGCATCTTAGAGAAGTCTTCTACCGGATGGGTTTATCTGACAAGGACATTGTGGCACTCTCCGGCGGTCATACTCTG GGAAGAGCACATCCAGAGAGGACAGGATTTGATGGCCCATGGACCAAGGAACCTCTGAAATTTGACAACTCTTATTTTGT TGAGCTTCTGAAAGGCGATTCTGAAGGGCTCTTGAAACTCCCTACTGACAAGGTTCTTGTGGAAGATCCTGAATTCCGTCAGTACGTCGAACTATATGCCAAG GATGAAGAAGCTTTCTTTAGGGACTACGCGGAGTCACACAAGAAACTCTCAGAGCTAGGCTTCACACCGCCTCGCTCTTCTTTCACATGCAAATCCGGAAATAAACAAAAGTCCCTGCTGGTGCAAGCTGCAGCTGGGGTCGCAGTTGCTGCTGCAGTTGTCGCATTGGCGTACCTGTGCGAATCCAACAAGAAGTTCATCTAA